Proteins found in one Primulina eburnea isolate SZY01 chromosome 16, ASM2296580v1, whole genome shotgun sequence genomic segment:
- the LOC140816640 gene encoding transcription factor bHLH49-like isoform X2, with translation MNTSCKDNNHEQEKMVEDPVNYHAPNVLSDWQINENNLSNASVGMTRLGNSMVESSACSTTFMPNSFCPPVWDHPINGQSLGYCDTSIQNQASSSSGLGPVRAGMNWTQNGMLRGSIFLPAVSGMVPPSLPHFPTDPAFIERAARFSCFSGGNFTEMMNPFSTSDHSNPYSRGFGSIQRPNDLVDTTGVLEQALVPGERPVEGSSLKNERKSQSFRLSYDEAKHGVDVSANESDEAEFSDRGAQEELAEADEDSCGSGLGSNKRKRTPQDTELDEIVGDPLPPSELLKDQAETKLKGDQNHDSTSKPGGKHCKQGSQGSDLPKDGYIHVRARRGQATNSHSLAERVRREKISERMKFLQDLVPGCSKVTGKAVMLDEIINYVQSLQRQVEFLSMKLATVNPQADFNNEALLAKNILQPRAGMPSSPALPLDMTMPFPQLHSPQPGLIQASLPCSETLRRPINLQSVTLTQVPGVWDGELHNIIHMGFNTSGPLNSQVFSAFAGSLPTGHLKTEP, from the exons ATGAACACTTCTTGTAAGGACAATAATCATGAGCAAGAGAAGATGGTCGAGGATCCTGTAAACTATCATGCACCAAATGTACTCTCAGATTGGCAAATAAATGAGAACAATTTATCTAATGCATCTGTAGGAATGACTCGATTAGGAAATTCTATGGTGGAGTCTTCTGCTTGTTCCACCACCTTTATGCCGAATTCTTTTTGCCCTCCGGTTTGGGATCATCCTATCAATGGACAGAGTTTAGGCTATTGCGATACGAGTATCCAAAATCAGGCTAGCAGTTCGAGCGGCCTTGGTCCAGTTCGAGCAGGTATGAATTGGACGCAGAATGGAATGTTAAGAGGGAGTATCTTTTTACCAGCTGTTTCTGGAATGGTTCCTCCAAGCTTGCCTCATTTCCCGACTGATCCGGCTTTTATTGAGCGAGCAGCGAGGTTTTCATGCTTCAGTGGAGGGAACTTTACCGAAATGATGAACCCCTTTAGCACTTCAGACCATTCGAATCCGTATTCTCGTGGATTTGGATCAATTCAAAGGCCAAATGATTTAGTGGACACGACAGGAGTTCTGGAACAGGCTTTGGTACCTGGGGAGCGTCCTGTTGAAGGGTCTTCTCTCAAGAATGAGAGAAAAAGCCAGAGTTTTCGTCTGTCTTACGATGAAGCAAAACATGGAGTTGATGTGTCCGCTAACGAGTCTGATGAGGCTGAATTCAGCGACCGGGGTGCACAAGAGGAGTTAGCTGAAGCAGATGAGGATTCCTGTGGTTCTGGGCTTGGATCGAACAAGAGAAAAAGAACTCCTCAG GATACCGAACTTGATGAAATTGTTGGAGACCCACTGCCACCTAGCGAACTGTTAAAGGACCAAGCTGAAACCAAATTAAAAGGTGATCAGAACCACGATTCCACCAGTAAGCCCGGTGGCAAACATTGCAAGCAGGGCTCCCAAGGATCGGATCTACCCAAGGATGGATACATACACGTCAGAGCACGAAGAGGACAAGCAACAAATAGCCACAGTCTTGCTGAAAGG GTAAGGAgggagaagattagtgaaaggatgaaattccttcAGGATCTCGTGCCTGGTTGCAGCAAG GTCACTGGAAAAGCAGTCATGCTCGATGAAATCATCAACTATGTGCAATCACTTCAACGACAAGTTGAG TTCCTGTCAATGAAGCTGGCAACAGTAAATCCACAGGCAGACTTCAATAATGAAGCTCTTCTGGCTAAAAAT ATCCTACAACCTAGAGCTGGTATGCCATCTTCGCCGGCACTTCCACTTGATATGACCATGCCTTTTCCTCAACTGCATTCGCCGCAACCTGGACTAATCCAAGCAAGTCTTCCTTGTTCAGAAACACTTAGAAGACCCATTAATTTACAATCAGTCACACTGACTCAG GTACCCGGTGTGTGGGATGGGGAACTTCACAATATCATTCATATGGGCTTTAACACGAGTGGTCCTCTAAACAGCCAAGTTTTCAGCG CTTTTGCAGGTTCTCTACCAACAGGACACCTGAAAACCGAACCTTGA
- the LOC140816640 gene encoding transcription factor bHLH49-like isoform X3: MNTSCKDNNHEQEKMVEDPVNYHAPNVLSDWQINENNLSNASVGMTRLGNSMVESSACSTTFMPNSFCPPVWDHPINGQSLGYCDTSIQNQASSSSGLGPVRAGMNWTQNGMLRGSIFLPAVSGMVPPSLPHFPTDPAFIERAARFSCFSGGNFTEMMNPFSTSDHSNPYSRGFGSIQRPNDLVDTTGVLEQALVPGERPVEGSSLKNERKSQSFRLSYDEAKHGVDVSANESDEAEFSDRGAQEELAEADEDSCGSGLGSNKRKRTPQDTELDEIVGDPLPPSELLKDQAETKLKGDQNHDSTSKPGGKHCKQGSQGSDLPKDGYIHVRARRGQATNSHSLAERVRREKISERMKFLQDLVPGCSKQVTGKAVMLDEIINYVQSLQRQVEFLSMKLATVNPQADFNNEALLAKNILQPRAGMPSSPALPLDMTMPFPQLHSPQPGLIQASLPCSETLRRPINLQSVTLTQVPGVWDGELHNIIHMGFNTSGPLNSQVFSGSLPTGHLKTEP; this comes from the exons ATGAACACTTCTTGTAAGGACAATAATCATGAGCAAGAGAAGATGGTCGAGGATCCTGTAAACTATCATGCACCAAATGTACTCTCAGATTGGCAAATAAATGAGAACAATTTATCTAATGCATCTGTAGGAATGACTCGATTAGGAAATTCTATGGTGGAGTCTTCTGCTTGTTCCACCACCTTTATGCCGAATTCTTTTTGCCCTCCGGTTTGGGATCATCCTATCAATGGACAGAGTTTAGGCTATTGCGATACGAGTATCCAAAATCAGGCTAGCAGTTCGAGCGGCCTTGGTCCAGTTCGAGCAGGTATGAATTGGACGCAGAATGGAATGTTAAGAGGGAGTATCTTTTTACCAGCTGTTTCTGGAATGGTTCCTCCAAGCTTGCCTCATTTCCCGACTGATCCGGCTTTTATTGAGCGAGCAGCGAGGTTTTCATGCTTCAGTGGAGGGAACTTTACCGAAATGATGAACCCCTTTAGCACTTCAGACCATTCGAATCCGTATTCTCGTGGATTTGGATCAATTCAAAGGCCAAATGATTTAGTGGACACGACAGGAGTTCTGGAACAGGCTTTGGTACCTGGGGAGCGTCCTGTTGAAGGGTCTTCTCTCAAGAATGAGAGAAAAAGCCAGAGTTTTCGTCTGTCTTACGATGAAGCAAAACATGGAGTTGATGTGTCCGCTAACGAGTCTGATGAGGCTGAATTCAGCGACCGGGGTGCACAAGAGGAGTTAGCTGAAGCAGATGAGGATTCCTGTGGTTCTGGGCTTGGATCGAACAAGAGAAAAAGAACTCCTCAG GATACCGAACTTGATGAAATTGTTGGAGACCCACTGCCACCTAGCGAACTGTTAAAGGACCAAGCTGAAACCAAATTAAAAGGTGATCAGAACCACGATTCCACCAGTAAGCCCGGTGGCAAACATTGCAAGCAGGGCTCCCAAGGATCGGATCTACCCAAGGATGGATACATACACGTCAGAGCACGAAGAGGACAAGCAACAAATAGCCACAGTCTTGCTGAAAGG GTAAGGAgggagaagattagtgaaaggatgaaattccttcAGGATCTCGTGCCTGGTTGCAGCAAG CAGGTCACTGGAAAAGCAGTCATGCTCGATGAAATCATCAACTATGTGCAATCACTTCAACGACAAGTTGAG TTCCTGTCAATGAAGCTGGCAACAGTAAATCCACAGGCAGACTTCAATAATGAAGCTCTTCTGGCTAAAAAT ATCCTACAACCTAGAGCTGGTATGCCATCTTCGCCGGCACTTCCACTTGATATGACCATGCCTTTTCCTCAACTGCATTCGCCGCAACCTGGACTAATCCAAGCAAGTCTTCCTTGTTCAGAAACACTTAGAAGACCCATTAATTTACAATCAGTCACACTGACTCAG GTACCCGGTGTGTGGGATGGGGAACTTCACAATATCATTCATATGGGCTTTAACACGAGTGGTCCTCTAAACAGCCAAGTTTTCAGCG GTTCTCTACCAACAGGACACCTGAAAACCGAACCTTGA
- the LOC140816640 gene encoding transcription factor bHLH49-like isoform X4, with amino-acid sequence MNTSCKDNNHEQEKMVEDPVNYHAPNVLSDWQINENNLSNASVGMTRLGNSMVESSACSTTFMPNSFCPPVWDHPINGQSLGYCDTSIQNQASSSSGLGPVRAGMNWTQNGMLRGSIFLPAVSGMVPPSLPHFPTDPAFIERAARFSCFSGGNFTEMMNPFSTSDHSNPYSRGFGSIQRPNDLVDTTGVLEQALVPGERPVEGSSLKNERKSQSFRLSYDEAKHGVDVSANESDEAEFSDRGAQEELAEADEDSCGSGLGSNKRKRTPQDTELDEIVGDPLPPSELLKDQAETKLKGDQNHDSTSKPGGKHCKQGSQGSDLPKDGYIHVRARRGQATNSHSLAERVRREKISERMKFLQDLVPGCSKVTGKAVMLDEIINYVQSLQRQVEFLSMKLATVNPQADFNNEALLAKNILQPRAGMPSSPALPLDMTMPFPQLHSPQPGLIQASLPCSETLRRPINLQSVTLTQVPGVWDGELHNIIHMGFNTSGPLNSQVFSGSLPTGHLKTEP; translated from the exons ATGAACACTTCTTGTAAGGACAATAATCATGAGCAAGAGAAGATGGTCGAGGATCCTGTAAACTATCATGCACCAAATGTACTCTCAGATTGGCAAATAAATGAGAACAATTTATCTAATGCATCTGTAGGAATGACTCGATTAGGAAATTCTATGGTGGAGTCTTCTGCTTGTTCCACCACCTTTATGCCGAATTCTTTTTGCCCTCCGGTTTGGGATCATCCTATCAATGGACAGAGTTTAGGCTATTGCGATACGAGTATCCAAAATCAGGCTAGCAGTTCGAGCGGCCTTGGTCCAGTTCGAGCAGGTATGAATTGGACGCAGAATGGAATGTTAAGAGGGAGTATCTTTTTACCAGCTGTTTCTGGAATGGTTCCTCCAAGCTTGCCTCATTTCCCGACTGATCCGGCTTTTATTGAGCGAGCAGCGAGGTTTTCATGCTTCAGTGGAGGGAACTTTACCGAAATGATGAACCCCTTTAGCACTTCAGACCATTCGAATCCGTATTCTCGTGGATTTGGATCAATTCAAAGGCCAAATGATTTAGTGGACACGACAGGAGTTCTGGAACAGGCTTTGGTACCTGGGGAGCGTCCTGTTGAAGGGTCTTCTCTCAAGAATGAGAGAAAAAGCCAGAGTTTTCGTCTGTCTTACGATGAAGCAAAACATGGAGTTGATGTGTCCGCTAACGAGTCTGATGAGGCTGAATTCAGCGACCGGGGTGCACAAGAGGAGTTAGCTGAAGCAGATGAGGATTCCTGTGGTTCTGGGCTTGGATCGAACAAGAGAAAAAGAACTCCTCAG GATACCGAACTTGATGAAATTGTTGGAGACCCACTGCCACCTAGCGAACTGTTAAAGGACCAAGCTGAAACCAAATTAAAAGGTGATCAGAACCACGATTCCACCAGTAAGCCCGGTGGCAAACATTGCAAGCAGGGCTCCCAAGGATCGGATCTACCCAAGGATGGATACATACACGTCAGAGCACGAAGAGGACAAGCAACAAATAGCCACAGTCTTGCTGAAAGG GTAAGGAgggagaagattagtgaaaggatgaaattccttcAGGATCTCGTGCCTGGTTGCAGCAAG GTCACTGGAAAAGCAGTCATGCTCGATGAAATCATCAACTATGTGCAATCACTTCAACGACAAGTTGAG TTCCTGTCAATGAAGCTGGCAACAGTAAATCCACAGGCAGACTTCAATAATGAAGCTCTTCTGGCTAAAAAT ATCCTACAACCTAGAGCTGGTATGCCATCTTCGCCGGCACTTCCACTTGATATGACCATGCCTTTTCCTCAACTGCATTCGCCGCAACCTGGACTAATCCAAGCAAGTCTTCCTTGTTCAGAAACACTTAGAAGACCCATTAATTTACAATCAGTCACACTGACTCAG GTACCCGGTGTGTGGGATGGGGAACTTCACAATATCATTCATATGGGCTTTAACACGAGTGGTCCTCTAAACAGCCAAGTTTTCAGCG GTTCTCTACCAACAGGACACCTGAAAACCGAACCTTGA
- the LOC140816640 gene encoding transcription factor bHLH49-like isoform X1 — protein MNTSCKDNNHEQEKMVEDPVNYHAPNVLSDWQINENNLSNASVGMTRLGNSMVESSACSTTFMPNSFCPPVWDHPINGQSLGYCDTSIQNQASSSSGLGPVRAGMNWTQNGMLRGSIFLPAVSGMVPPSLPHFPTDPAFIERAARFSCFSGGNFTEMMNPFSTSDHSNPYSRGFGSIQRPNDLVDTTGVLEQALVPGERPVEGSSLKNERKSQSFRLSYDEAKHGVDVSANESDEAEFSDRGAQEELAEADEDSCGSGLGSNKRKRTPQDTELDEIVGDPLPPSELLKDQAETKLKGDQNHDSTSKPGGKHCKQGSQGSDLPKDGYIHVRARRGQATNSHSLAERVRREKISERMKFLQDLVPGCSKQVTGKAVMLDEIINYVQSLQRQVEFLSMKLATVNPQADFNNEALLAKNILQPRAGMPSSPALPLDMTMPFPQLHSPQPGLIQASLPCSETLRRPINLQSVTLTQVPGVWDGELHNIIHMGFNTSGPLNSQVFSAFAGSLPTGHLKTEP, from the exons ATGAACACTTCTTGTAAGGACAATAATCATGAGCAAGAGAAGATGGTCGAGGATCCTGTAAACTATCATGCACCAAATGTACTCTCAGATTGGCAAATAAATGAGAACAATTTATCTAATGCATCTGTAGGAATGACTCGATTAGGAAATTCTATGGTGGAGTCTTCTGCTTGTTCCACCACCTTTATGCCGAATTCTTTTTGCCCTCCGGTTTGGGATCATCCTATCAATGGACAGAGTTTAGGCTATTGCGATACGAGTATCCAAAATCAGGCTAGCAGTTCGAGCGGCCTTGGTCCAGTTCGAGCAGGTATGAATTGGACGCAGAATGGAATGTTAAGAGGGAGTATCTTTTTACCAGCTGTTTCTGGAATGGTTCCTCCAAGCTTGCCTCATTTCCCGACTGATCCGGCTTTTATTGAGCGAGCAGCGAGGTTTTCATGCTTCAGTGGAGGGAACTTTACCGAAATGATGAACCCCTTTAGCACTTCAGACCATTCGAATCCGTATTCTCGTGGATTTGGATCAATTCAAAGGCCAAATGATTTAGTGGACACGACAGGAGTTCTGGAACAGGCTTTGGTACCTGGGGAGCGTCCTGTTGAAGGGTCTTCTCTCAAGAATGAGAGAAAAAGCCAGAGTTTTCGTCTGTCTTACGATGAAGCAAAACATGGAGTTGATGTGTCCGCTAACGAGTCTGATGAGGCTGAATTCAGCGACCGGGGTGCACAAGAGGAGTTAGCTGAAGCAGATGAGGATTCCTGTGGTTCTGGGCTTGGATCGAACAAGAGAAAAAGAACTCCTCAG GATACCGAACTTGATGAAATTGTTGGAGACCCACTGCCACCTAGCGAACTGTTAAAGGACCAAGCTGAAACCAAATTAAAAGGTGATCAGAACCACGATTCCACCAGTAAGCCCGGTGGCAAACATTGCAAGCAGGGCTCCCAAGGATCGGATCTACCCAAGGATGGATACATACACGTCAGAGCACGAAGAGGACAAGCAACAAATAGCCACAGTCTTGCTGAAAGG GTAAGGAgggagaagattagtgaaaggatgaaattccttcAGGATCTCGTGCCTGGTTGCAGCAAG CAGGTCACTGGAAAAGCAGTCATGCTCGATGAAATCATCAACTATGTGCAATCACTTCAACGACAAGTTGAG TTCCTGTCAATGAAGCTGGCAACAGTAAATCCACAGGCAGACTTCAATAATGAAGCTCTTCTGGCTAAAAAT ATCCTACAACCTAGAGCTGGTATGCCATCTTCGCCGGCACTTCCACTTGATATGACCATGCCTTTTCCTCAACTGCATTCGCCGCAACCTGGACTAATCCAAGCAAGTCTTCCTTGTTCAGAAACACTTAGAAGACCCATTAATTTACAATCAGTCACACTGACTCAG GTACCCGGTGTGTGGGATGGGGAACTTCACAATATCATTCATATGGGCTTTAACACGAGTGGTCCTCTAAACAGCCAAGTTTTCAGCG CTTTTGCAGGTTCTCTACCAACAGGACACCTGAAAACCGAACCTTGA